The DNA segment GCGGCGGGCGCCGTTGCTGTGCCCGCGGAGAGCGCCGCACGCCGTCAGAACGCGCCCTGCGCGCTCAGCACCGGGGGATACGCTCGTGACGTGAGCGAATCGACCGTTGCCGTCATCGTCGTCGCCGCGGGCAGCGGCACCCGGCTCGGGCACGCCGAACCGAAGGCGTTCGTGCCCGTCGGCGGCCGCGCCATGCTCGCCGTGGCACTCGACGGAGTGCTCGGAATGCGCGAGAAGCCGCACGTCGTGCTCGTCGTTCCGGCCTCTCGCGTCCAGCAGGTTCACAGCGAGTTCGCAGAGGTGCTCGCCTCGAAGGGCGCCTCGTTCGACGTCGTCGCGGGCGGTTCGACCCGCCAAGGGTCGGTCGCCGCGGGTCTTTCGGTGCTCGGCCATCTCGTCGACACCGTGCTCGTCCACGACGCCGCCCGCGCGCTCACGCCCGCGCTCGTCTTCGACGAGGTGGTCGAAGCGGTGCGCGCCCGCGGCCACGGCATCGTGCCCGCGCTGCCCGTCGTCGACACCATCAAGCGCATCGACGCCGACCGGCGCGCCATCGAGACCGTCGACCGTTCGGAACTCGCGGCCGTCCAGACGCCGCAGGGCTTCCCGCGAGACGCGCTCGACGACGCCTACGCGGCGGCGAGCGAGGAGTTCACCGACGACGCCGCGCTCGCGGCGGCGGCCGGGCTCCCCGTCGACGTCGTCCCCGGCGACGCGCGCGCGTTCAAGATCACCGTGCCGGCCGACCTCGCGCGGGCGGAGCGCATCGTCGAAAGCGGCGCTGCGCCCGCGACATCCGGTGCGCTCGCGACATCCGCTGCGCCCGAGGCACCCGGTGCCCGCTTCCCCGCGCCGCGAATCGGCACGGGCATCGACGTCCATGCCTTCGACGAAGACCCGAACGTGCCGCTCTGGATCGCGGGCCTCGAGTGGCCCGGCGAGCGCGGGCTCTCGGGCCACAGCGACGGCGACGTCGCGAGCCACGCGATCGTCGACGCGCTCCTCGCTGCGGCGGGGCTCGGCGACATCGGCGGCATGTTCGGCACCGCCGACCCGCGCTTCGCAGGCGCGCACGGCACAGTGTTCCTCGCCGAGGCGCGAGCGCGCGTCGAGCAGGCGGGCTTCCGAATCGGCAACGTGAGCGTGCAGCTCGTCGGCAACCGGCCGAAGCTCGCACCCCGCAGAGCCGAGGCCGAGGCGACCCTCGCGGCCGCACTCGGCGCGCCCGTCAGCGTGTCGGCGACGACGACCGACGGACTCGGACTCACGGGCCGCGGTGAGGGCGTCGCGGCGATCGCGACGGCGGTCGTCTTCCCGGTCTGACCGGCCCGAGACATCCTGGCCGTCGCCGTCAGCGCCCGTCGAGGGCGCGCCGGTACGCTTGAGGACGTGACGATCCGTCTCTACGACACCAAGGCCCAGGCGCTGCGCGACTTCACGCCTCTCCGCGAGGGGCATGTCGGCATGTACGTCTGCGGCCCGACCGTGCAGTCGAGCCCGCACATCGGGCACCTGCGGAGCGCGCTCGTCTACGACATCCTGCGCCGCTGGTTCGCGTACCGCGGCAACGACGTCACGTTCGTGCGCAACGTCACCGACATCGACGACAAGATCCTCGAGGCCGTCACGGGCGAGGAGTGGTGGGCGCTCGCCTACCGAGTCGAGCTCGAGTTCACGGCGGGCTACCGGGCGCTCGGCATCCTGCCGCCGACGTACGAGCCGCGCGCGACCGCGAGCGTCATGCAGATGCAAGAGCTCATCGCGCGGCTCATCGAGGCGGGGCACGCGTACCCCGCTCCGGATGGCTCGGGCGACGTCTACTTCGACACCGCGAGCTGGCCCGCCTACGGCGAGCTCACGCGCCAGACCCGCGACAATATGGAGGCGGCGCCCGACGCCGACCCGCGCGGCAAGCGCGACCCGCGCGATTTCGCACTGTGGAAGGGCTCCAAGCCCGGCGAGCCCGCCTCCGCCAGCTGGGAGTCCCCGTGGGGCGCAGGCCGGCCCGGCTGGCACATCGAGTGCTCGGCGATGTCGGCCCGGTACCTCGGTCCCGAGTTCGACATCCACGGCGGCGGGCTCGACCTGCGCTTCCCGCACCACGAGAACGAGCTCGCCCAGTCGACCGCGGCGGGCGACGCCTTCGCGCGCTACTGGGTGCACAACGGGCTCGTGAACGTCGGCGGCCA comes from the Agromyces protaetiae genome and includes:
- the ispD gene encoding 2-C-methyl-D-erythritol 4-phosphate cytidylyltransferase, translated to MSESTVAVIVVAAGSGTRLGHAEPKAFVPVGGRAMLAVALDGVLGMREKPHVVLVVPASRVQQVHSEFAEVLASKGASFDVVAGGSTRQGSVAAGLSVLGHLVDTVLVHDAARALTPALVFDEVVEAVRARGHGIVPALPVVDTIKRIDADRRAIETVDRSELAAVQTPQGFPRDALDDAYAAASEEFTDDAALAAAAGLPVDVVPGDARAFKITVPADLARAERIVESGAAPATSGALATSAAPEAPGARFPAPRIGTGIDVHAFDEDPNVPLWIAGLEWPGERGLSGHSDGDVASHAIVDALLAAAGLGDIGGMFGTADPRFAGAHGTVFLAEARARVEQAGFRIGNVSVQLVGNRPKLAPRRAEAEATLAAALGAPVSVSATTTDGLGLTGRGEGVAAIATAVVFPV
- the cysS gene encoding cysteine--tRNA ligase — encoded protein: MTIRLYDTKAQALRDFTPLREGHVGMYVCGPTVQSSPHIGHLRSALVYDILRRWFAYRGNDVTFVRNVTDIDDKILEAVTGEEWWALAYRVELEFTAGYRALGILPPTYEPRATASVMQMQELIARLIEAGHAYPAPDGSGDVYFDTASWPAYGELTRQTRDNMEAAPDADPRGKRDPRDFALWKGSKPGEPASASWESPWGAGRPGWHIECSAMSARYLGPEFDIHGGGLDLRFPHHENELAQSTAAGDAFARYWVHNGLVNVGGQKMSKSLGNSVYASELLGLASPLAVRYLLGQAHYRSTLDYTPGSLADAEAAVDRIRTFLVRVERRLAGTRFAGTGAPVVPDAFADAMDDDLGVPQALAVLHDTVRAGNQALDAEELDEAAVAHGQVVAMVGVLGIDPRDPHWAHADSGPATRALGALVERLIEDRRIARADKDYAAADRLRAELADAGITIEDSSSGTHWSLTS